A single genomic interval of Cydia strobilella chromosome 3, ilCydStro3.1, whole genome shotgun sequence harbors:
- the LOC134756259 gene encoding uncharacterized protein LOC134756259 — MDENVRHLDREYEQFLEIMQPHISQLKDRDMASTCSAWIKRLCACKGHEKIIRNKYIVTLCYQLSKGILDKPFLEEPTDKELLPINEPTLSEVSSSEVECLVFDCEDASNVIHLNKSLKTQTVDPFHNSVELDKKLATMINSKTTATESNEKLSFQQTSYYQQHPSVIKPHVELQVPETYRYRTHNIISKLQEIKKQNTFLHHELKEMKEKSSEDDSAGEFQEKVNTSTLYMRLPDSNSTLDSLKIKLKVEKDVRNALIDKVQSMQEFIDNLNNLKNQEIQEIQARHKLELINIKSIIKQENRQIFENKLEYHKQQYEIKIKELGDMNISKDEIIAEKDKIIQQKETEILRLSAQNKFSTENLQSILNKLLDRPNEEQDEQFRIQNHILQNRIIKMEKAKMKCVRAYESKLALWQRERHLVECSLQIQLVRQRAQIINDVAGDSQDETKKAVGKLEAKYQNIVANMQATAIQRRLEDQMAVSSILQAASGIRNDSYGFYTPFFPKRTLHRRNKNQRSDSEVSVSVFQGNKVFRKNDVNEDFEAERRYGELGTLFEKGHVP; from the coding sequence ATGGACGAAAATGTAAGACATCTTGACCGGGAATATGAACAGTTTTTAGAGATTATGCAGCCACATATATCTCAACTTAAGGATCGAGATATGGCTTCTACTTGCAGTGCATGGATCAAACGACTTTGTGCTTGTAAGGGTCACGAAAAAATCATCCGCAATAAATATATAGTCACACTTTGCTACCAACTCTCGAAAGGAATCCTTGATAAGCCGTTTTTGGAAGAACCTACAGATAAAGAATTGCTGCCTATCAATGAACCAACGTTGAGTGAAGTGTCGTCGTCTGAAGTCGAATGTCTTGTTTTCGATTGTGAAGACGCAAGTAATGtgatacatttaaataaatctttgaaaacACAAACTGTAGATCCATTTCACAATTCAGTAGAATTAGACAAGAAGCTCGCCACAATGATAAATAGTAAAACCACCGCAACAGAGAGTAATGAGAAATTGTCTTTTCAACAAACTAGCTATTACCAACAACATCCAAGTGTGATAAAGCCACATGTAGAATTACAGGTACCTGAAACTTACAGATATCGCACTCATAACATTATTTCAAAATTGCAAGAAATTAAAAagcaaaatacatttttacatcATGAACTAAAAGAAATGAAAGAAAAATCAAGTGAAGACGATAGTGCTGGTGAATTTCAAGAAAAAGTTAATACATCCACCCTTTATATGCGCTTGCCTGATAGCAACAGTACTTTAGAttctttgaaaataaaattaaaagtagaaaaGGATGTTAGGAACGCGCTAATAGATAAAGTCCAAAGTATGCAAGAATTTATCGATAATTTGAATAACTTGAAAAATCAAGAAATTCAAGAAATTCAAGCCAGacataaattagaattaatcaatatcaaatcaatTATTAAACAAGAAAACAGACAGATATTTGAAAATAAACTGGAATACCATAAACAAcaatatgaaattaaaattaaagagcTTGGAGacatgaacatatcaaaagatGAAATTATTGCAGAGAAAGATAAAATTATACAGCAGAAAGAAACAGAGATATTACGCCTATCAGCGCAAAACAAATTTAGTACGGAAAATTTGCAATCAATTTTAAATAAGTTGTTAGATAGGCCTAATGAAGAACAGGATGAGCAATTTAGAATACAAAATCACATATTGCAAAACCGTATTATCAAAATGGAGAAAGCCAAGATGAAATGTGTCAGAGCGTATGAATCTAAGCTTGCTTTATGGCAGCGAGAGAGACATTTAGTAGAATGTTCGCTTCAAATCCAATTAGTCAGGCAAAGAGCTCAAATCATCAATGACGTAGCCGGTGACAGTCAGGATGAAACAAAAAAAGCTGTAGGCAAACTTGAagcgaaatatcaaaatatcgTTGCAAATATGCAAGCCACCGCTATCCAGCGACGACTCGAAGATCAAATGGCAGTTTCATCAATACTTCAAGCAGCGTCGGGCATTCGTAATGATTCCTATGGCTTTTATACTCCATTTTTTCCTAAGAGAACATTGCATAGAAGAAATAAAAATCAGCGCTCAGACAGCGAAGTTTCTGTTTCTGTATTCCAAGGCAACAAGGTTTTCAGGAAAAATGACGTAAATGAGGATTTTGAAGCCGAACGACGCTATGGAGAGCTTGGCACTCTATTTGAGAAGGGGCACGTCCCTTAA